ATCCGGGTCGCAATTTGTATCCACGATAGCAACTATCGGAATCGACAGCTTGTTGGCCTCGCGAACGGCTATTTCTTCTTTTTTGGGGTCGACTATAAAAAGAGCGTTAGGCAGCTTATCCATTTGAATTACTCCGTCAAGGTTCTTATGGAGCTTCCCTATCTCTTTATTTATTGAAGATACCTCTTTCTTAGCCAAAAGCTCAAACGTACCGTCAGTCTTCATTTTTTCTAATTTTTCTAAATATTTTACGCTTTTTCTAACCGTCTGAAAATTGGTTAACACCCCGCCGACCCATCGTTGATTTACATAAGGCATTTCGCAACGAGCCGCTTGGGCAGCAATAACCTTTTGAGACTGTTTCTTAGTACCGACAAACAACACCGCCTTAC
The DNA window shown above is from Candidatus Omnitrophota bacterium and carries:
- the rpsB gene encoding 30S ribosomal protein S2, with protein sequence MKEDLLREFLEAGVHFGHQTRRWNPKMARYIFGERSGIYIVDLEQTLKNLQDACQFLSNVVSQGKAVLFVGTKKQSQKVIAAQAARCEMPYVNQRWVGGVLTNFQTVRKSVKYLEKLEKMKTDGTFELLAKKEVSSINKEIGKLHKNLDGVIQMDKLPNALFIVDPKKEEIAVREANKLSIPIVAIVDTNCDPDKITYPLPGNDDAIKSIAVITSKIADSVIEGRELFLRGLERKEKNEEGKE